The Mustelus asterias chromosome 23, sMusAst1.hap1.1, whole genome shotgun sequence genome window below encodes:
- the tmem186 gene encoding transmembrane protein 186 isoform X2, protein MVFKNTLGSCQTTCQSRSLLPLCTSSTQKRAIIFDWFKTCAVTYLHAAKLHHKAHERRVTAGGQIQHGHQSVDVQEHRTQPKPKFPDHEHFTTIYRFQGIRFLRAISQLKVLQTGITVALLPTVYYFYLQEHVQYALLSYITGLSAFAIVMLYTMSYYLRHFIGMLYLNDSGTTLKVSHLTFWGRRNDFYVPVEDVMPLGDTGDAANEIILQFKQYNSTEVFYFTIKFGQVVDKQKFLQVFGGLK, encoded by the coding sequence ATGGTGTTTAAGAACACACTCGGCTCTTGTCAAACAACTTGCCAGTCAAGATCTTTGTTACCTCTTTGTACCTCAAGTACTCAAAAACGGGCAATTATTTTTGATTGGTTCAAGACTTGTGCTGTGACATATCTTCACGCTGCAAAGCTCCATCATAAAGCACATGAAAGGCGTGTTACAGCAGGAGGACAGATTCAACATGGGCACCAGTCTGTTGATGTCCAGGAACACCGTACACAGCCAAAGCCCAAATTTCCAGATCATGAACATTTCACAACAATATACAGATTTCAAGGAATAAGATTCTTGAGAGCTATTTCTCAGCTAAAAGTACTTCAGACTGGCATAACCGTAGCTCTGCTACCCACCGTTTATTATTTCTACCTGCAGGAGCATGTACAATATGCTCTGCTTAGCTACATCACTGGATTATCAGCTTTTGCTATAGTTATGCTTTATACCATGAGTTACTATCTAAGACATTTCATAGGGATGCTGTATCTAAATGACTCAGGCACCACTCTGAAGGTTTCACATCTAACCTTTTGGGGAAGGAGGAACGATTTTTATGTTCCTGTTGAAGACGTCATGCCTCTTGGCGACACAGGGGATGCAGCAAATGAAATTATTCTACAGTTCAAACAGTACAACAGCACTGAGGTTTTCTATTTCACAATTAAGTTTGGTCAGGTAGTTGATAAGCAAAAATTCCTGCAAGTGTTTGGAGgacttaaataa
- the tmem186 gene encoding transmembrane protein 186 isoform X1 — protein MSWLLLGGRPLFPGRVMVFKNTLGSCQTTCQSRSLLPLCTSSTQKRAIIFDWFKTCAVTYLHAAKLHHKAHERRVTAGGQIQHGHQSVDVQEHRTQPKPKFPDHEHFTTIYRFQGIRFLRAISQLKVLQTGITVALLPTVYYFYLQEHVQYALLSYITGLSAFAIVMLYTMSYYLRHFIGMLYLNDSGTTLKVSHLTFWGRRNDFYVPVEDVMPLGDTGDAANEIILQFKQYNSTEVFYFTIKFGQVVDKQKFLQVFGGLK, from the exons ATGTCTTGGCTTCTCCTGGGCGGCAGGCCCTTGTTTCCGGGCCGG GTGATGGTGTTTAAGAACACACTCGGCTCTTGTCAAACAACTTGCCAGTCAAGATCTTTGTTACCTCTTTGTACCTCAAGTACTCAAAAACGGGCAATTATTTTTGATTGGTTCAAGACTTGTGCTGTGACATATCTTCACGCTGCAAAGCTCCATCATAAAGCACATGAAAGGCGTGTTACAGCAGGAGGACAGATTCAACATGGGCACCAGTCTGTTGATGTCCAGGAACACCGTACACAGCCAAAGCCCAAATTTCCAGATCATGAACATTTCACAACAATATACAGATTTCAAGGAATAAGATTCTTGAGAGCTATTTCTCAGCTAAAAGTACTTCAGACTGGCATAACCGTAGCTCTGCTACCCACCGTTTATTATTTCTACCTGCAGGAGCATGTACAATATGCTCTGCTTAGCTACATCACTGGATTATCAGCTTTTGCTATAGTTATGCTTTATACCATGAGTTACTATCTAAGACATTTCATAGGGATGCTGTATCTAAATGACTCAGGCACCACTCTGAAGGTTTCACATCTAACCTTTTGGGGAAGGAGGAACGATTTTTATGTTCCTGTTGAAGACGTCATGCCTCTTGGCGACACAGGGGATGCAGCAAATGAAATTATTCTACAGTTCAAACAGTACAACAGCACTGAGGTTTTCTATTTCACAATTAAGTTTGGTCAGGTAGTTGATAAGCAAAAATTCCTGCAAGTGTTTGGAGgacttaaataa